The Candidatus Hydrogenedentota bacterium genome includes the window GCGGGTGGAGGAGCAGATCAAGCTTTTGGGCAGCAACGTCATGATCATGTTCCCGGGCTCCACCTTGGCCTCGGGCGCGCGCGGCGGTGCCGGCAGCGTGCAGTCCCTGACCGAGGACGACGCGCAGGCGATCGTGCGCGAAGTACCGGAAGTGCAGGTCGCCGCGGCGACCATGCGCGGCTCCGGTCAGGCCATCTTCGGCAACAGCAACTGGTTCACCACTTTCCACGGGATCAACAACGACTTCTTCGAGGCGCGCGACTGGCCGCTGGCCGTCGGGCGCGACTTCGAAGGTCCGGAGATGAGCGGCGCCGGCAAGGTGGCCATCATCGGCCAGACCGTGCTGGCCAAACTCTTCGGCGACAACGCCCAGCCCGAAGAGGCGCTCGGCCAGACCGTGCGCGTACGCCAGGTGCCGTTCACGGTCGTCGGCGTACTGTCCAAGAAGGGCCAGAGCATGCTCGGAGCTGATCAGGACGACGCGATCTTCGTGCCGCTCACGACCGCGCGTTATCGCCTGTTCGGCAACCAGGCCGGCAA containing:
- a CDS encoding ABC transporter permease; its protein translation is MNLWSTLLIALNALKVNKLRSTLTMLGIIIGVGAVITMLAVGNGAQARVEEQIKLLGSNVMIMFPGSTLASGARGGAGSVQSLTEDDAQAIVREVPEVQVAAATMRGSGQAIFGNSNWFTTFHGINNDFFEARDWPLAVGRDFEGPEMSGAGKVAIIGQTVLAKLFGDNAQPEEALGQTVRVRQVPFTVVGVLSKKGQSMLGADQDDAIFVPLTTARYRLFGNQAG